A section of the Pseudomonas sp. FP453 genome encodes:
- a CDS encoding DUF2970 domain-containing protein, producing MDDPVNNKPPTFWQMLHSVMAAAFGVQSGKNRARDFTHGKPSHFVILGILFTAVFALTLFGIVKLVLHLAGI from the coding sequence ATGGACGATCCAGTCAACAACAAGCCCCCTACCTTCTGGCAGATGCTCCACAGCGTCATGGCCGCCGCGTTCGGCGTGCAGAGCGGCAAGAACCGCGCCCGCGACTTTACCCACGGCAAGCCCAGCCACTTTGTGATCCTGGGCATTCTGTTCACGGCGGTGTTTGCCTTGACGCTGTTCGGGATCGTCAAGCTGGTGCTGCACCTCGCCGGGATTTAA
- a CDS encoding ABC transporter substrate-binding protein, giving the protein MLKVLITCVWLLGAAYGAVAHATSVVFLNPGLSTETFWVSYTQFMQAAAKDLGLDLRVRYSERDPQNYLVQARDVLQGTARPEYLVLVNEQYVAPQILRMAQGSGVKLLIVNSLPTPDQVQMLNGRNAAQWIGSLVPNDEEAGYLMLTDLLRQHGPVAPGQFLDLLAFSGVKNTPSAQLREQGLHRALAQHPHVRLRQLVYGEWTRARAFEQATQLFKRYPQTALVWSANDQMALGAMQALQDSGRTPGKDVLFSAVNSSPQILQARLDGRLSTLVAGHFTLGGWAMVLISDDAAGVDLAAHGGRDRQAALFQLIDGAQAQRLLGPLPVVNFRALSAKGKPASYRYPFNLQLLLR; this is encoded by the coding sequence ATGTTGAAGGTTCTGATTACGTGTGTGTGGTTGTTGGGGGCGGCGTACGGGGCTGTGGCTCACGCGACGTCCGTGGTGTTTCTCAACCCGGGCCTGTCAACGGAAACCTTCTGGGTCAGCTATACGCAATTCATGCAGGCCGCGGCCAAGGACCTCGGCCTGGATTTGCGTGTGCGCTATTCCGAGCGTGATCCCCAAAACTACCTGGTCCAGGCCAGGGACGTGCTGCAAGGCACTGCGCGGCCCGAGTACCTGGTGCTGGTCAACGAGCAATACGTGGCGCCGCAGATTCTGCGCATGGCCCAGGGCAGCGGGGTCAAGCTGTTGATTGTGAACAGCCTGCCAACCCCCGACCAGGTGCAGATGCTCAACGGGCGCAACGCCGCGCAATGGATCGGCAGCCTGGTGCCCAACGACGAAGAGGCGGGCTACCTGATGCTCACCGACCTGCTGCGCCAGCACGGTCCGGTTGCCCCTGGCCAATTCCTCGACCTGCTGGCGTTTTCCGGGGTCAAGAACACCCCATCTGCGCAATTGCGCGAACAGGGCTTGCACCGTGCGTTGGCGCAGCACCCGCACGTGCGCCTGCGCCAGCTGGTCTACGGTGAGTGGACGCGAGCACGGGCCTTCGAGCAAGCGACGCAATTGTTCAAGCGCTATCCACAGACGGCGCTGGTGTGGTCAGCCAACGATCAAATGGCCCTGGGCGCCATGCAGGCCCTGCAAGACAGCGGGCGAACACCGGGCAAGGACGTGCTGTTCAGCGCGGTCAACAGTTCGCCGCAAATATTGCAGGCACGCCTCGACGGGCGGCTGAGCACGTTGGTGGCCGGGCATTTCACCTTGGGTGGCTGGGCGATGGTGTTGATCAGCGATGATGCCGCAGGTGTGGATTTAGCCGCACACGGCGGGCGCGACCGTCAGGCGGCGTTATTCCAGCTGATCGATGGCGCCCAGGCGCAACGGTTGCTGGGGCCGCTGCCGGTGGTGAACTTCCGCGCACTGTCCGCGAAGGGCAAGCCGGCGTCCTACCGCTACCCGTTCAACCTGCAACTGCTGCTGCGTTAA
- the metH gene encoding methionine synthase, with product MSDRSVRLQALHQALKERILILDGGMGTMIQSYKLEEEDYRGKRFADWPSDVKGNNDLLVLTRPDVIGGIEKAYLDAGADILETNTFNATRISMADYGMEELAYELNVEGARLARKIADAKTAENPDKPRFVAGVLGPTSRTCSLSPDVNNPGYRNVTFDELVENYTEATRGLIEGGADLILIETIFDTLNAKAAIFAVQGVFEALNIELPIMISGTITDASGRTLSGQTTEAFWNSVAHAKPISVGLNCALGASELRPYLEELSNKANTHVSAHPNAGLPNEFGEYDELPSETAKVIEEFAQSGFLNIVGGCCGTTPGHIEAIAKAVAGYAPRPIPDIPKACRLSGLEPFTIDRSSLFVNVGERTNITGSARFARLIREDNYTEALEVALQQVEAGAQIIDINMDEGMLDSKKAMVTFLNLIAGEPDISRVPIMIDSSKWEVIEAGLKCIQGKGIVNSISMKEGVEQFIHHAKLCKRYGAAVVVMAFDEAGQADTEARKKEICKRSYDILVNEVGFPPEDIIFDPNIFAVATGIEEHNNYAVDFINACAYIRDELPYALTSGGVSNVSFSFRGNNPVREAIHSVFLLHAIRNGLTMGIVNAGQLEIYDQIPAELRDAVEDVVLNRTPEGTDALLAIADKYKGDGSVKEAETEEWRGWEVNKRLEHALVKGITTHIVEDTEESRQSFARPIEVIEGPLMSGMNIVGDLFGAGKMFLPQVVKSARVMKQAVAHLIPFIELEKGDKPEAKGKILMATVKGDVHDIGKNIVGVVLGCNGYDIVDLGVMVPAEKILQVAKEQKCDIIGLSGLITPSLDEMVHVAREMQRQDFHLPLMIGGATTSKAHTAVKIEPKYSNDAVIYVTDASRAVGVATQLLSKELKAGFVEKTRLEYIDVRERTSNRSARTERLSYPAAIAKKPQFDWSSYTPVTPTFTGAKVLDNIDLKVLAEYIDWTPFFISWDLAGKFPRILTDEVVGEAATALYADAQEMLAKLIDEKLISARAVFGFWPANQVKDDDLEVYGDDGQPLATLHHLRQQIIKTDGKPNFSLADFVAPKDSGVTDYVGGFITTAGIGAEEVAKAYQDAGDDYNSIMVKALADRLAEACAEWLHQQVRKDYWGYAKDEQLDNEALIKEQYSGIRPAPGYPACPDHTEKGTLFQLLDPEAREMEAGRSGVFLTEHYAMFPAAAVSGWYFAHPQAQYFAVGKIDKDQVASYTARKGQDLAVTERWLAPNLGYDN from the coding sequence ATGTCCGATCGTAGCGTTCGTCTGCAAGCCCTTCATCAAGCCCTCAAGGAACGTATCCTGATCCTCGACGGTGGTATGGGCACGATGATCCAGAGCTACAAACTGGAAGAAGAAGACTACCGTGGCAAACGCTTCGCCGACTGGCCCAGCGACGTCAAGGGTAACAACGACCTGTTGGTGCTCACCCGTCCCGACGTGATCGGCGGCATCGAAAAGGCCTACCTGGATGCCGGTGCCGACATTCTTGAAACCAACACCTTCAACGCCACGCGCATCTCCATGGCCGACTACGGCATGGAAGAACTGGCCTATGAGCTGAACGTCGAAGGCGCACGCCTGGCACGCAAGATCGCCGACGCCAAGACCGCCGAAAACCCAGACAAGCCGCGCTTCGTCGCCGGCGTGCTCGGCCCGACCAGCCGCACCTGCTCGCTGTCGCCAGACGTGAACAACCCCGGCTACCGCAACGTGACTTTCGATGAACTGGTGGAAAACTACACCGAGGCCACCCGAGGCCTGATCGAAGGCGGCGCCGACCTGATCCTGATCGAAACCATCTTCGACACCCTCAACGCCAAGGCGGCGATCTTCGCCGTGCAGGGCGTGTTCGAAGCGCTGAACATCGAACTGCCGATCATGATCTCCGGCACCATCACCGACGCCTCCGGCCGTACCCTGTCGGGCCAGACCACCGAAGCGTTCTGGAACTCGGTGGCGCACGCCAAACCGATCTCCGTGGGCCTGAACTGCGCCCTGGGCGCCAGCGAACTGCGTCCCTACCTGGAAGAGTTGTCGAACAAGGCCAACACCCACGTATCCGCGCACCCCAATGCCGGCCTGCCCAACGAATTCGGCGAGTACGACGAACTGCCGTCGGAAACCGCCAAGGTCATCGAAGAATTCGCCCAGAGCGGCTTCCTCAATATCGTCGGCGGCTGCTGCGGCACCACGCCGGGTCACATCGAGGCCATCGCCAAGGCCGTGGCCGGTTATGCGCCGCGCCCGATCCCGGACATTCCCAAGGCTTGCCGCCTGTCGGGCCTGGAGCCGTTCACCATTGATCGCAGCTCGCTGTTCGTCAACGTCGGCGAACGCACCAACATTACCGGTTCCGCGCGTTTCGCCCGGCTGATCCGCGAAGACAACTACACCGAAGCCCTCGAAGTCGCCCTGCAGCAGGTGGAAGCCGGCGCCCAGATCATCGACATCAACATGGACGAGGGCATGCTCGATTCGAAGAAGGCCATGGTGACCTTCCTCAATCTGATCGCCGGCGAGCCGGATATCTCCCGCGTGCCGATCATGATCGACTCCTCCAAGTGGGAAGTGATCGAAGCCGGCCTGAAGTGCATCCAGGGCAAGGGCATCGTCAACTCCATCAGCATGAAGGAAGGCGTCGAGCAGTTCATTCATCACGCCAAGCTGTGCAAGCGCTACGGTGCGGCGGTGGTGGTGATGGCCTTCGACGAAGCCGGCCAGGCCGACACCGAAGCGCGCAAGAAAGAGATCTGCAAACGCTCCTACGACATCCTGGTCAATGAAGTGGGCTTCCCGCCGGAAGACATCATCTTCGACCCGAACATCTTCGCGGTCGCCACCGGCATCGAGGAGCACAACAACTACGCCGTCGATTTCATCAACGCCTGTGCCTATATCCGCGACGAACTGCCGTATGCGCTGACCTCCGGCGGCGTGTCCAACGTGTCGTTCTCGTTCCGCGGCAACAACCCGGTGCGCGAGGCGATCCACTCGGTGTTCCTGCTGCATGCGATCCGCAATGGCCTGACCATGGGTATCGTCAACGCCGGCCAGCTGGAGATCTACGACCAGATCCCGGCCGAACTGCGTGACGCCGTGGAAGACGTCGTACTCAACCGCACGCCGGAAGGCACCGACGCCCTCCTCGCCATCGCCGACAAGTACAAGGGCGACGGCAGCGTAAAAGAAGCCGAAACCGAGGAATGGCGCGGCTGGGAAGTCAACAAGCGCCTGGAACACGCACTGGTCAAGGGCATCACCACCCATATCGTTGAAGACACCGAAGAATCGCGGCAGTCGTTCGCACGCCCGATCGAAGTGATCGAAGGCCCGCTGATGTCCGGCATGAACATTGTCGGCGACCTGTTTGGCGCGGGCAAAATGTTCCTGCCGCAGGTGGTGAAATCCGCCCGCGTGATGAAGCAGGCCGTGGCCCACTTGATCCCGTTCATCGAGCTGGAAAAAGGCGACAAGCCGGAGGCCAAGGGCAAGATCCTGATGGCCACGGTCAAAGGCGATGTGCATGACATCGGCAAGAACATCGTCGGCGTGGTGTTGGGTTGCAACGGCTATGACATCGTCGACCTGGGTGTGATGGTGCCCGCCGAGAAGATCCTGCAAGTGGCCAAGGAGCAGAAGTGCGACATCATCGGGCTGTCCGGCCTGATCACGCCGTCGTTGGACGAGATGGTGCATGTGGCCCGCGAGATGCAGCGCCAGGACTTCCACCTGCCCTTGATGATTGGTGGCGCCACCACGTCCAAGGCGCACACGGCGGTGAAGATCGAACCCAAGTACAGCAACGATGCCGTGATCTACGTGACCGACGCCTCCCGTGCGGTGGGCGTGGCCACGCAGTTGCTGTCCAAGGAATTGAAGGCCGGTTTCGTCGAGAAAACCCGCCTGGAGTATATCGACGTGCGTGAGCGCACTTCGAACCGCAGCGCCCGCACCGAGCGCCTGAGCTACCCGGCAGCCATCGCCAAGAAGCCGCAGTTCGACTGGAGCAGCTACACCCCGGTGACGCCGACCTTTACCGGCGCCAAGGTGTTGGACAACATCGACCTCAAGGTGCTGGCCGAGTACATCGACTGGACACCGTTCTTTATTTCCTGGGATCTGGCGGGCAAGTTCCCACGCATCCTTACCGACGAGGTTGTAGGCGAAGCGGCGACCGCGCTGTACGCCGATGCCCAGGAAATGCTCGCCAAGCTGATCGACGAAAAGCTCATCAGCGCCCGCGCGGTGTTTGGCTTCTGGCCGGCCAACCAGGTCAAGGACGATGACCTGGAAGTCTATGGCGATGATGGCCAGCCACTGGCGACCTTGCATCACCTGCGCCAGCAGATCATCAAGACCGACGGCAAGCCGAACTTCTCCCTGGCTGACTTCGTTGCGCCAAAAGACAGCGGCGTGACCGACTACGTGGGCGGCTTCATCACCACCGCCGGCATCGGCGCCGAGGAAGTGGCCAAGGCGTATCAGGACGCGGGCGACGATTACAACTCGATCATGGTCAAGGCCCTGGCCGATCGCCTGGCCGAAGCCTGCGCCGAGTGGCTGCACCAGCAGGTGCGTAAAGACTATTGGGGCTACGCCAAGGACGAGCAACTGGACAACGAGGCGCTGATCAAGGAGCAGTACAGCGGCATCCGCCCTGCCCCGGGCTACCCGGCGTGCCCGGATCACACCGAGAAAGGCACCTTGTTCCAACTGCTCGATCCCGAAGCGCGGGAAATGGAAGCCGGCCGCAGCGGCGTGTTCCTTACCGAGCACTACGCGATGTTCCCGGCAGCGGCGGTCAGCGGCTGGTACTTCGCGCACCCGCAGGCGCAGTACTTTGCCGTGGGCAAGATCGACAAGGACCAGGTGGCGAGCTACACCGCGCGTAAAGGCCAGGACCTGGCCGTGACCGAACGTTGGTTGGCGCCGAACCTGGGTTACGACAACTAA